From the genome of Armatimonadota bacterium, one region includes:
- a CDS encoding Gfo/Idh/MocA family oxidoreductase: MSANCAVVGYGAAYSMGKFHAEAIRSVEGLDLTAVYDADPARREAARNELQVNTPETYEQLLADPSIDLVVLVTPHDTHAPLAVQALRAGKHCATEKPMCMNLREADEMIAAAQDSSRILTVFHNRRWDSDYLTVSNVVKSGLLGNVFLIESTVNGFGEPMGWRREKKHGGGNLYDWGAHLWDQIARLLAPARPVRVFADLQHRVWNVDTETQATVMCQFDNGATATVDVGCVSWQSKPRWIVRGEKAALVGQWDSATLKGEFGGVRGEMQVEMIKGDWKDFYRNLSGAIAGTADLAVKPQEARTAIQIIEAAVQSFESGQAIAIG; the protein is encoded by the coding sequence GTGAGCGCAAACTGTGCCGTCGTCGGATATGGCGCCGCCTATAGCATGGGCAAGTTCCATGCAGAGGCCATCCGCAGCGTCGAAGGACTCGATCTGACCGCCGTTTACGATGCCGATCCAGCGCGCAGAGAGGCCGCCCGAAACGAGCTTCAAGTCAACACGCCCGAAACTTACGAGCAGCTCCTCGCCGATCCATCGATAGACCTCGTCGTTCTCGTTACGCCGCACGATACGCACGCGCCTCTCGCCGTCCAAGCGCTGCGAGCCGGAAAGCACTGCGCCACCGAAAAACCCATGTGCATGAACCTCCGCGAAGCCGACGAAATGATCGCCGCTGCGCAAGATTCAAGCCGAATACTGACCGTCTTTCACAATCGCCGCTGGGATTCGGACTATCTGACCGTCTCGAACGTGGTCAAGAGCGGGCTGTTGGGAAACGTCTTCTTGATCGAAAGCACCGTCAATGGGTTTGGCGAGCCGATGGGCTGGAGACGAGAGAAAAAGCACGGAGGCGGCAACCTGTACGACTGGGGCGCGCATCTTTGGGATCAGATTGCAAGGTTGCTGGCGCCCGCGCGCCCGGTCCGAGTCTTCGCCGACCTTCAGCATCGCGTCTGGAACGTCGATACCGAAACTCAGGCGACCGTGATGTGCCAGTTCGATAACGGTGCGACCGCAACCGTGGACGTAGGCTGCGTCTCTTGGCAAAGCAAGCCGCGATGGATCGTTCGGGGCGAAAAGGCCGCGCTGGTCGGGCAATGGGACTCGGCGACGCTCAAAGGCGAGTTCGGCGGCGTCCGCGGCGAGATGCAGGTCGAGATGATCAAAGGCGATTGGAAGGATTTTTATCGCAACCTGTCCGGCGCCATAGCGGGCACGGCAGATCTGGCGGTAAAGCCTCAAGAAGCGCGGACGGCGATTCAAATCATCGAGGCGGCTGTCCAGTCGTTCGAATCCGGCCAAGCCATAGCGATAGGATAG
- a CDS encoding FliA/WhiG family RNA polymerase sigma factor has translation MSTVATQEAWRKYKVAGDQRSRDQLIKQYSHLVKITAGRVVAHLPNSLEWDDVYSAGVVGLVKAVDQFDPTRNVKFETFAIALIRGAVLEMLRNEDWVPRSMRDKMKTLDRACFALETRLGRPATEDEIAAEMEVNVQDYRKILSDGSRANVMSLENILIQNEEEDQVLISDCLSAGGDPTAEVEERERLRSLVGSIEALPEREKVVIALYYYEGLTFREIGQVMSISESRVYQLHAQAVARMRARLTDWEEAA, from the coding sequence ATGAGCACTGTCGCAACTCAAGAAGCGTGGCGTAAGTACAAGGTGGCGGGCGACCAGCGGTCGCGCGACCAACTCATAAAGCAATATTCGCATTTGGTCAAAATCACGGCAGGTCGCGTCGTGGCCCACCTGCCCAACAGCCTCGAGTGGGACGACGTGTACAGCGCCGGCGTCGTTGGCCTTGTTAAGGCGGTCGATCAGTTCGATCCCACCCGAAACGTTAAGTTTGAGACCTTCGCCATTGCGCTCATACGCGGCGCCGTTCTAGAGATGCTGCGCAACGAAGACTGGGTGCCGCGCTCGATGCGCGACAAGATGAAAACCCTCGATCGCGCATGCTTTGCTCTGGAGACTCGCCTGGGACGACCGGCGACCGAGGATGAAATCGCCGCCGAGATGGAAGTGAACGTCCAAGACTATCGCAAGATTCTCTCCGACGGCTCGCGCGCAAACGTCATGTCGCTCGAAAATATCCTGATCCAAAACGAAGAAGAGGATCAGGTGCTGATTTCCGATTGTCTCTCGGCCGGCGGCGATCCGACCGCCGAGGTAGAAGAGCGAGAACGCCTGCGATCCCTTGTCGGATCGATCGAAGCCCTGCCCGAACGAGAAAAGGTCGTCATCGCGCTCTACTATTACGAAGGCCTGACCTTCCGAGAGATCGGTCAAGTCATGAGCATCTCAGAATCTCGCGTTTATCAGCTTCATGCCCAAGCCGTTGCCCGAATGCGCGCTCGGCTGACGGATTGGGAGGAAGCTGCGTGA
- the glgA gene encoding glycogen synthase GlgA — MAKRSASPILFVSAEVAPLAKVGGLADVASALPKTLKSMGHDVRIIMPDYGMIENNATLKIAPLLEFDVQINPFWTERAYVRTLTLDNNLTVYLVGCNRWFNESTSSETIYRPGAEPYIFFNRAVVSFIERYSEHWLPRVVHCNDWHTGLIPVYLKTLENPLLDQIATVFTVHNLAFQGLFPHETLHWAGLPEHLFAPDQLEFFGQFSFMKGGLVFADMVNTVSPTYAAEIQTEAFGEGLNGLLSWLNSRERLTGILNGIDTDLYNPETDKQIAAPYSTKKMTGKQKCKAELQKTCGWKPNANAIVIGMVGRLTDQKGMGLIKTAFAKMLQLPVQFVILGTGDPAFERFLTAQHKKNRNKVCTTIGFDPKLAQKIYAGADLFLMPSQFEPCGLGQMIAMRYGTLPVVRATGGLADTVTDAGARFDKGNGFTFTEFTPTALTEALKRATTAFQSPTKWPKLVQRAMTTNWSWKTSADAYVNLYQHARDQRKAAELAYR, encoded by the coding sequence ATGGCGAAAAGAAGCGCATCACCGATCCTATTTGTTTCGGCAGAGGTGGCGCCCTTGGCCAAAGTCGGCGGCCTTGCCGACGTAGCCAGCGCGCTGCCCAAAACCCTGAAATCAATGGGCCACGATGTCCGAATCATCATGCCCGACTACGGCATGATCGAGAACAACGCAACGCTCAAGATCGCTCCGCTGCTCGAGTTCGACGTCCAGATCAATCCGTTTTGGACCGAGCGCGCCTACGTGCGAACCCTAACGCTCGACAACAACCTAACCGTCTATCTGGTCGGTTGCAATCGGTGGTTCAACGAATCCACCAGTTCCGAGACCATCTACCGACCGGGCGCCGAGCCTTACATCTTCTTCAATCGAGCGGTCGTCAGCTTTATCGAGCGCTATTCCGAGCACTGGCTTCCGCGCGTGGTCCACTGCAACGACTGGCACACAGGGCTTATCCCCGTCTACCTTAAGACGTTGGAGAATCCTCTCCTCGACCAGATTGCAACCGTGTTCACCGTCCACAATCTCGCGTTCCAGGGCCTCTTCCCGCACGAAACCCTGCACTGGGCCGGGCTGCCGGAACATCTCTTTGCGCCCGATCAGTTAGAGTTCTTCGGCCAGTTCAGCTTCATGAAGGGCGGCCTCGTCTTTGCCGACATGGTCAACACCGTCAGCCCGACCTATGCCGCCGAGATACAGACCGAGGCCTTTGGAGAAGGCCTAAACGGATTACTGTCCTGGCTCAATTCTCGCGAGCGCCTGACCGGAATCCTCAACGGCATCGACACCGATCTCTACAACCCCGAGACCGACAAGCAGATCGCCGCTCCCTATTCGACCAAGAAGATGACCGGCAAGCAAAAGTGCAAGGCCGAACTGCAGAAGACCTGCGGCTGGAAGCCCAACGCTAACGCGATCGTGATCGGCATGGTGGGTCGTTTGACCGATCAAAAGGGCATGGGCCTCATCAAGACCGCCTTTGCCAAGATGCTGCAGCTGCCGGTCCAGTTTGTCATTTTGGGCACGGGCGATCCGGCATTCGAGCGCTTCCTGACCGCGCAGCACAAGAAGAACCGCAACAAGGTCTGCACAACCATCGGATTCGATCCGAAACTGGCGCAAAAGATCTATGCCGGAGCAGACCTCTTCTTGATGCCCTCGCAATTCGAACCATGCGGTTTGGGGCAAATGATCGCCATGCGCTACGGTACGCTGCCGGTCGTAAGGGCGACCGGCGGTCTGGCCGATACGGTTACCGATGCGGGCGCCCGGTTCGACAAGGGCAACGGCTTTACCTTTACGGAGTTTACGCCGACCGCCTTGACCGAAGCGCTGAAGAGGGCTACGACTGCCTTCCAATCGCCAACCAAGTGGCCAAAGCTGGTTCAGCGGGCAATGACCACGAACTGGAGTTGGAAGACATCGGCGGACGCCTATGTCAATCTCTATCAACATGCGCGAGATCAGCGCAAGGCTGCCGAGTTGGCGTATCGCTAA
- a CDS encoding diguanylate cyclase: MKNLKRKLLLIEADAAAAQIVGQRLSASSDADYQVDTVEQLETGVQRLKRRRYAAVLLGLDADEPKSARTCDELCKTHPSAAVVALAPRDELGERAIQSGAQDYVLRRRMTSEQLHKTVSAAIERQKHRNAWLQLSTIDDLTGLHNRRGLTIMGDQLVSLARRSGLSIVVLFIDLDGLKAVNDKHGHDEGDWCIRTIARILRGAVRQSDAIARLGGDEFAVIAMGEGDFRDRLIARIQEKVALHNELCNGHSALSLSIGGALMEPSETLSINDLLREADQAMYRQKSKRRRPVRQISNVR; the protein is encoded by the coding sequence ATGAAGAACTTAAAGAGAAAGTTGTTGCTGATCGAGGCCGACGCTGCCGCCGCGCAGATCGTCGGCCAAAGGCTGTCCGCCTCGAGCGATGCCGATTACCAAGTCGATACCGTAGAGCAGCTCGAAACAGGAGTACAGAGACTCAAAAGGCGCAGGTACGCCGCCGTTCTCTTGGGTTTGGACGCGGACGAGCCCAAGAGCGCGCGAACCTGCGACGAACTCTGCAAAACTCATCCGTCGGCAGCCGTTGTCGCTCTCGCGCCGAGAGATGAATTGGGCGAGCGCGCCATTCAGTCCGGCGCGCAAGATTACGTGCTTCGCCGCCGCATGACTTCTGAACAGCTCCACAAGACCGTATCGGCCGCCATCGAGCGACAGAAACATCGAAACGCCTGGCTGCAGCTCTCCACCATCGATGATTTGACCGGCCTCCACAATCGCCGAGGTCTGACGATCATGGGCGACCAACTGGTTTCGCTCGCTCGCCGGAGCGGCCTATCGATCGTGGTCTTGTTCATCGATCTGGACGGCCTTAAGGCCGTCAATGACAAGCACGGCCACGATGAGGGCGATTGGTGCATCCGCACCATTGCCCGAATCTTGCGCGGCGCGGTTCGTCAGTCCGATGCCATCGCTCGGCTGGGCGGCGACGAGTTTGCCGTGATCGCCATGGGAGAGGGCGACTTTCGCGACCGTCTGATCGCAAGAATCCAAGAGAAGGTCGCGCTCCACAACGAACTCTGCAATGGACACTCGGCGCTCTCGCTGAGCATTGGCGGCGCGCTGATGGAGCCGAGCGAGACCCTGTCCATAAACGACCTGCTCCGCGAAGCGGATCAGGCCATGTACCGCCAGAAGTCGAAGAGAAGGCGCCCAGTGCGGCAAATTTCAAACGTTCGCTGA
- a CDS encoding CehA/McbA family metallohydrolase: MIRILIALFLVSVAWGHDVGRIRTEPLPKVQDGMAELKIATEKDLPGGPKAEGQAGDYILRNSRSVFVVSRPRPASGYARYGGRILDAVMPEKGSDMDFLGELFISATDAKGLPNLRTLRAERAEIVNPGGRGQTAVLRVFAVDDRFPIVDQTLNIPSAPIGMRVEIDYALAPDSHTLTVQMRAINTTDRAQTYAMNLGLVQGDGIETYIPPIGAMDHAFRTAGTKTMLGLVDSLKGPHNLMAGLGQKIGYGFYRVDGQLGEIMRAEQIFQANLATWSGIQPGESRTVTWALTLSNGSLEPILAAMGDDERGAKISGDAAPNARLYFINKDTDALSNIVKADDRGAFSLTLKPGDYQVAAFAEGRAPIMVDAKVPADRLRISMPPAANLRFQIGDEKSQAAPCTVTFERISGPIPNSERAKYGEQGQFGRFHRVWFSRTGNETIPVEPGKYLVTFSRGFEYEVDAAELTFEPGKTIERRTSLARSARMPGYLSGDFHIHAMPSPDSNDALEDKVLAYAGAGVSIMVATDHDVNTDYKPVVKRLGLENRIAAITGTEISPNNRLGHFNAYPQRYDPSEPNNGAIAWYDKSAAQIFADARKNFDGDVIVQINHPRGGNMGWFDWIGMHKETGEIGKPQEFSDNFDAIEVFNGMGGGLVQVMTDWFNFLNQGKRFLAMGNTDSHRAYNFEAGFPRTYIRFGHEDPRRVNEKNLVEALRSGDVIVCAGPMIDFSIAGVRPGGTVPSGRKLAFDLTVRAASWIKVEQVKLIVNGKEAWSSPVPQADGPLDWTITAEIDPPTEGWIIADALGSRFTALYPSVKPRSFTNPIFVKPPR; encoded by the coding sequence ATGATTCGAATCCTTATCGCCCTCTTTCTCGTTTCCGTTGCATGGGGGCACGATGTCGGGCGCATCCGCACCGAGCCGCTGCCCAAGGTGCAAGACGGAATGGCCGAACTCAAGATCGCCACCGAGAAGGACCTGCCAGGCGGCCCCAAAGCCGAAGGCCAGGCGGGAGATTACATCCTGAGAAACTCCCGTTCCGTCTTTGTCGTTTCGCGCCCGCGCCCGGCCTCGGGATATGCTCGCTATGGCGGTCGAATCTTGGATGCCGTTATGCCGGAGAAGGGGAGCGATATGGATTTTCTGGGCGAGCTCTTTATCAGCGCAACCGATGCAAAGGGGCTGCCCAATCTGCGGACGCTCAGAGCCGAGAGAGCCGAGATCGTCAATCCAGGCGGACGGGGCCAGACCGCTGTCTTGAGGGTCTTTGCGGTCGATGATCGCTTTCCAATAGTCGATCAAACGCTCAACATCCCCAGCGCTCCGATCGGGATGCGCGTTGAAATCGACTACGCCTTAGCGCCCGACTCCCATACGCTGACCGTTCAAATGCGCGCGATCAACACGACCGACAGAGCGCAGACCTACGCGATGAACCTGGGGTTGGTGCAGGGCGACGGCATCGAAACTTACATCCCGCCCATTGGAGCGATGGATCACGCATTCCGAACCGCAGGCACAAAGACCATGCTCGGTCTGGTCGATTCGCTCAAAGGACCGCACAATCTGATGGCAGGCCTTGGGCAGAAAATTGGCTACGGCTTCTATCGAGTCGATGGCCAATTGGGCGAGATCATGCGCGCCGAGCAGATTTTTCAGGCGAACCTTGCGACTTGGTCCGGCATACAGCCTGGCGAATCTCGAACCGTTACTTGGGCGCTGACCCTTTCCAATGGATCGCTCGAACCGATCCTCGCAGCGATGGGCGACGACGAGCGAGGCGCAAAAATATCCGGCGATGCTGCGCCAAACGCTCGCCTCTACTTTATAAACAAGGATACGGACGCCCTTTCAAACATCGTCAAAGCCGATGATAGAGGCGCATTCTCTTTGACGCTTAAGCCTGGCGACTACCAGGTCGCCGCCTTTGCCGAGGGGCGAGCGCCGATTATGGTCGATGCCAAAGTCCCAGCCGACCGCCTCAGAATCTCGATGCCGCCCGCCGCCAACCTGCGTTTTCAGATCGGCGACGAGAAGAGCCAAGCGGCCCCCTGTACCGTTACCTTCGAGCGTATCAGCGGGCCGATACCCAACTCCGAGCGCGCAAAATATGGAGAGCAAGGGCAGTTTGGCCGCTTTCATCGAGTCTGGTTCAGCCGCACCGGAAACGAGACCATTCCCGTCGAGCCTGGAAAATACCTTGTAACCTTTAGCCGTGGCTTTGAGTACGAGGTAGACGCCGCCGAACTGACCTTCGAGCCGGGCAAAACCATCGAGCGGCGAACCAGTCTCGCGAGATCGGCGCGAATGCCCGGCTATCTCAGCGGCGACTTTCACATTCATGCCATGCCCTCGCCCGATTCGAACGACGCGCTGGAAGATAAAGTCCTGGCCTACGCGGGTGCGGGCGTCAGCATCATGGTCGCCACCGATCACGACGTCAACACCGATTACAAGCCGGTCGTCAAACGTCTGGGATTGGAGAATCGAATTGCCGCCATCACCGGCACCGAAATCTCGCCGAACAATCGCCTCGGCCACTTCAACGCCTATCCTCAGCGATACGATCCCAGCGAACCGAACAATGGAGCGATCGCCTGGTACGACAAGAGCGCCGCCCAGATATTCGCCGACGCGCGAAAGAACTTTGACGGCGATGTCATCGTGCAAATCAATCATCCGCGAGGCGGCAACATGGGTTGGTTCGATTGGATCGGGATGCACAAAGAGACCGGCGAGATCGGCAAGCCGCAAGAGTTCTCGGACAACTTTGACGCGATCGAGGTTTTCAACGGCATGGGCGGCGGGCTGGTCCAAGTGATGACCGATTGGTTCAACTTTCTCAATCAGGGCAAGCGATTCTTGGCGATGGGCAACACGGATAGTCATCGAGCCTACAACTTTGAAGCCGGATTTCCGCGGACCTATATCCGGTTTGGACACGAAGATCCAAGGCGAGTCAACGAAAAGAACTTGGTCGAGGCGCTCCGATCGGGCGATGTGATCGTCTGCGCTGGTCCAATGATCGATTTCTCCATTGCCGGCGTGCGGCCTGGCGGAACCGTTCCGTCTGGTCGAAAGCTGGCGTTCGATCTCACCGTTCGCGCCGCCAGTTGGATCAAGGTCGAACAGGTCAAACTGATCGTCAACGGCAAAGAAGCCTGGTCGTCTCCCGTGCCTCAGGCCGATGGTCCGCTCGACTGGACGATTACCGCAGAAATCGACCCTCCGACCGAGGGATGGATCATTGCCGACGCATTGGGTTCGCGCTTCACAGCCCTCTACCCCAGCGTCAAGCCGCGTTCGTTCACCAATCCAATCTTTGTGAAGCCGCCTCGCTAA
- a CDS encoding zinc-binding dehydrogenase, which produces MIAVVNFSPEPGSVELREIAEPTAGFGEVVVKVRAVGVCGSDLHQFHGTHSWPVNYPVALGHEFAGEIVELGEGAIDWKIGERVACETAAFICGHCAMCRTGRYNLCPTRLGFGYGTDGAMTRFVRVPTRIVHRIPRNVPFEDAAMTEPCCVAANAVVELSNVKPGDTVAVIGTGPIGLLCAQMARLFNPSRLIVIGLASDGPRLEAAKACGATEVWTTDSMSISPIADLAVDAAGASESLKPALELVKPGGQIVKVGWGPEPLGFSLDPLVQKAANLQGAFSHTWATWERVLALMSARKLTLAPLRRCFRLTEWREAFEAMESRQTVKSILIPDEDND; this is translated from the coding sequence GTGATCGCGGTCGTTAACTTCTCTCCCGAACCGGGTTCCGTCGAACTTCGCGAGATTGCCGAACCCACTGCGGGATTCGGCGAGGTCGTCGTCAAGGTGCGGGCGGTCGGCGTCTGCGGTTCGGATCTGCATCAGTTTCATGGGACGCATTCTTGGCCCGTCAACTATCCGGTGGCGCTAGGGCACGAGTTTGCCGGAGAGATCGTCGAACTGGGCGAAGGGGCGATCGATTGGAAAATCGGCGAGCGCGTCGCTTGCGAGACGGCGGCCTTCATTTGCGGCCATTGCGCGATGTGCCGCACCGGGCGATACAATCTCTGCCCAACCCGGCTCGGATTCGGGTACGGCACGGACGGCGCAATGACGCGGTTCGTCAGGGTTCCGACGCGAATAGTGCATAGGATCCCTCGGAACGTGCCGTTTGAAGACGCCGCCATGACCGAGCCGTGTTGCGTGGCGGCAAACGCTGTGGTCGAACTTTCGAACGTCAAACCGGGCGATACGGTCGCGGTGATCGGCACGGGTCCGATCGGCCTGCTGTGCGCTCAGATGGCCCGGCTGTTCAATCCGTCGCGATTGATCGTGATCGGCCTGGCGAGCGATGGTCCAAGGCTGGAGGCTGCCAAAGCGTGCGGCGCAACGGAAGTTTGGACGACCGATTCGATGAGCATATCGCCGATAGCGGACTTGGCGGTCGATGCGGCGGGGGCGAGCGAGTCGCTAAAGCCTGCGCTAGAATTGGTGAAGCCGGGCGGTCAGATCGTTAAGGTAGGCTGGGGGCCAGAGCCGCTGGGCTTTTCGCTCGACCCGCTTGTTCAGAAAGCGGCTAATCTGCAAGGCGCTTTCAGTCATACTTGGGCAACATGGGAGCGCGTCCTTGCCCTCATGAGCGCTCGCAAGCTGACATTGGCTCCGCTGCGGCGCTGCTTTCGGCTAACCGAGTGGCGCGAAGCGTTTGAAGCGATGGAGAGTCGACAAACGGTAAAGAGCATCTTAATACCTGATGAAGATAACGATTAG
- a CDS encoding PmoA family protein: MKITIRTDERAILEEPLAAKLTGRLPAEPWILSDGKASIPAQKDGALVRWIQPALGKNSSATYDLKTGKAAEGWSFREDGDATTIELRGQMVAQLWHKNVPKPYIYPLIGPKGKPMTRNFPMNRVAGETTDHPHHRSMWFTHGDVNGLDYWTEGPNRGKIVARAIEERAHGPVFARFVIVNDWIGPDGKKACEDRQSFAFYWGERGLTIDFETIVTASEGDLKFGDTKEGSFGIRVASALEVSRRQGAEMINSNGEKDAAVWGKRAAWCDYSGKIDEVAMGIAIMDHPESFRHPTHWHARDYGLFAVNPFGIHDFVPGAARNAGDHKMAKGETMRLRYRIWLHEGNAQQAGVAERWSLFAHPPRIGG; the protein is encoded by the coding sequence ATGAAGATAACGATTAGAACCGACGAGCGCGCGATCTTAGAAGAACCTCTGGCGGCCAAGCTGACGGGGCGACTGCCCGCCGAGCCGTGGATTCTGTCAGACGGCAAGGCCTCGATCCCGGCACAGAAGGACGGCGCTCTCGTTCGCTGGATTCAGCCCGCACTGGGCAAGAACTCATCGGCAACCTATGATCTGAAGACGGGCAAGGCGGCTGAGGGTTGGTCGTTCCGAGAAGACGGCGATGCAACGACCATTGAGCTTCGCGGGCAAATGGTTGCTCAACTCTGGCACAAGAACGTGCCGAAGCCGTACATCTACCCGCTCATAGGTCCCAAGGGCAAGCCGATGACGCGCAACTTTCCCATGAATCGCGTTGCGGGCGAAACGACCGATCATCCTCACCATCGCTCCATGTGGTTTACACATGGGGATGTTAACGGCCTAGATTATTGGACGGAGGGGCCCAATCGGGGCAAAATAGTAGCGCGAGCGATCGAGGAGCGCGCGCATGGCCCGGTCTTCGCGAGATTCGTTATCGTAAACGATTGGATAGGGCCAGATGGGAAGAAGGCGTGCGAAGATCGGCAGTCGTTCGCGTTCTATTGGGGCGAGCGGGGATTGACGATAGACTTCGAGACGATCGTTACAGCGTCTGAGGGGGATTTGAAGTTTGGCGACACGAAGGAGGGCAGTTTCGGGATTCGAGTTGCGAGCGCGTTGGAGGTTTCACGGCGGCAGGGCGCGGAGATGATAAACTCGAACGGCGAAAAAGATGCCGCAGTATGGGGAAAGCGCGCCGCCTGGTGCGACTATAGCGGGAAGATCGACGAGGTTGCGATGGGGATCGCGATCATGGACCATCCTGAGAGTTTTCGGCACCCGACACATTGGCATGCGCGGGACTACGGGCTGTTTGCGGTCAACCCGTTCGGCATTCACGATTTTGTGCCGGGCGCGGCACGGAACGCTGGCGATCACAAGATGGCGAAAGGCGAGACGATGCGGCTTCGGTATCGAATCTGGCTGCACGAGGGGAACGCGCAACAGGCCGGCGTTGCAGAGAGGTGGTCGCTGTTTGCCCATCCGCCGCGGATTGGCGGATGA
- a CDS encoding DUF1295 domain-containing protein, with translation MSLYEALLGLGASLGFFTLVWIVSLPLRNASIVDVAWSLGVLSQTLLYANLQANLTVRHWLLLTCLAVWGVRLSAHILVRNWGKGEDFRYAAWRRQYGTGYWWISLFQVFWLQGAVNWVLALPILVCLSDSSGLSALDALGAIVFAIGFGFEAVGDWQLLRFKSKPENKGRVMDRGLWRYSRHPNYFGEATIWWGIWLMAGRGLPWSLVSPVMMTLLLVKVSGVRMLEKSLADAKPGYREYIRRTSPFVPMPPKAD, from the coding sequence ATGAGCCTGTACGAGGCGCTGTTAGGGCTGGGCGCGTCGCTCGGCTTCTTCACTTTGGTCTGGATCGTCAGTCTGCCTTTGCGCAATGCTAGCATCGTCGACGTTGCGTGGAGCCTGGGCGTTCTATCGCAGACTCTGCTCTATGCCAACTTGCAGGCGAATCTGACTGTAAGGCACTGGCTGCTGTTGACCTGCCTTGCTGTTTGGGGCGTGCGGCTGTCGGCTCACATTCTGGTGCGGAATTGGGGCAAAGGCGAGGATTTTCGTTACGCCGCCTGGCGCCGGCAATATGGCACAGGCTATTGGTGGATCAGTCTCTTTCAGGTTTTTTGGCTGCAGGGAGCGGTGAATTGGGTCTTGGCGCTGCCCATTCTGGTCTGTCTTTCCGATTCGAGCGGTCTGTCGGCTTTGGACGCCTTAGGGGCGATCGTGTTTGCGATTGGATTTGGTTTCGAAGCCGTAGGCGATTGGCAACTGCTCCGGTTTAAGTCGAAGCCGGAGAACAAGGGCCGCGTGATGGATCGGGGATTATGGCGATATAGCCGACATCCCAACTACTTTGGCGAGGCGACAATCTGGTGGGGAATCTGGCTGATGGCGGGACGCGGCCTACCGTGGAGCCTCGTCAGTCCCGTTATGATGACTCTTCTGCTGGTCAAGGTGTCCGGCGTCAGGATGCTGGAAAAGAGCCTGGCGGATGCAAAGCCCGGATATAGGGAATACATCCGGCGCACAAGCCCTTTTGTCCCCATGCCGCCAAAAGCCGACTGA
- a CDS encoding flagellar basal body-associated FliL family protein → MSEEKEKAPKKGGKNMVVVIVLVLGLAGGVFAGKTLFGGGKNVTVHEEAKLGHTVKLREGSEYVINLDDDHYLKVGIALGLNEKVKEDAIKNKESAISDTVIMTLTGMDRAELISKEGKEALKKTLTKKLNELLYEETKNKEAVLEVYFDTFMTQ, encoded by the coding sequence ATGTCAGAAGAGAAAGAGAAGGCCCCCAAGAAGGGCGGCAAGAACATGGTCGTGGTAATCGTGCTCGTATTGGGGCTTGCGGGCGGCGTCTTTGCCGGCAAAACGCTGTTTGGCGGCGGTAAGAACGTTACAGTGCACGAAGAAGCGAAGTTAGGGCACACCGTTAAGCTTCGCGAAGGAAGCGAGTACGTGATAAATCTTGATGACGACCATTACCTCAAAGTCGGCATCGCCCTCGGCCTTAACGAGAAGGTCAAAGAAGACGCCATCAAGAACAAAGAATCGGCCATCTCCGATACGGTCATCATGACGCTGACCGGCATGGACCGAGCCGAACTAATCAGCAAGGAAGGCAAAGAAGCGCTCAAAAAGACGCTGACCAAGAAGCTGAACGAACTTCTGTACGAAGAGACGAAGAACAAGGAAGCGGTGTTAGAGGTCTACTTCGACACCTTCATGACGCAGTAG